Part of the bacterium genome is shown below.
TTAAAACTACCTGTATTAGGACTAATCCCGATGAAAAAGTAAGGAGCTAAAACGAATGAAAAAACACAGAAAAAGTTTTGAAGATTACAAGACAAATATACTTTTTGATTTTGATTTAAGGTCTTCATTTGGAGCGGCTTTTTACAATCTGCTCGGTAAAATATATCTATTGGTAAAAGAAGGCTCATTAAAGACAATATTAATCACCAGTACCTTTGGCGGAGAAGGAAAAACTGTGGTTGCGGCAAATCTGGCTTTAGGTTTTGCCAAAGTGAATGAAATGAAAACAATACTTATAGATAGTGATTTGTATCATCCAACTATACATCATCTATTTAATTTAAACAAAGACCCGGGATTATCTGATGTATTAATCAATAGTTGCCAACTTAATGATGTGGTAACTAAATTAAATATTAAAAATTTATGTGTAATTCCAAGTGGTAAATCATCATCAAGCACATCAATGTTATTAGGCTCAAATAAGATGAATGAAATTATTCAAGTCTTAAAAGGAGCATCCGATATTATTTTATTGGATTCTGCACCTGTCTTATCAAGTAGTGACCCATTAGTTTTATGTCCTTATGTGGATGGTGTAATTCTTGTTGTTGAGGCAGATAAGACTCAACGAGAAATGATACAGCGAGCTCAATTATCAATAGAATCTACTCAAACTAAAATATTAGGTGTGGTATTAAATAAAAAGGAACATATTCTGCCTCAATATGTTTATGAGAAACTTTATCATTATAAGGGGTATTATTATTAATTCGTAAGCGTTACCTAAAAAGTAACTATTCACCGCAGAGACGCACAGACACAGAGAAAAAATTAAAATCTATTGGCTATACGCTTAATTCCATCTCTTAGAACAGAAACATTAAAGTTGATCAATAAACCTATCCTTTTATTCATCATTTTTAGATAGGTTAAAAGTTAAGCTTCGTGAATCGGAAGTAGTTGCTCGACTGCTTTTAATTCTACGATAACTTTTTCTTCAACTAAAAGATCTATCCGGTATCCACAATCTAATTTAAATCCTTTTTTCTCTGTTCCTCTGCGTCTCTGCGGTGAATAGTTACCAAATACTTAAAAGCATTTTAGTACCGTTTTAATGAAATCAGGGATTTACCTATTAAACCTCTTGCTTTAAGTGACATAGGAATATCAGGAATGAAAGGTTTTATCAATCCTTTTACACCCATAATCTCCAGGACACACCAGGGAATATCAAATAATTTAGCCTTTTCTTTATAATCCACGGTTAAATCTATATCGTTATCAGGTGAAATAAAGGTTGTCAGGATATCATTTAATCCATGTCCTGGAGATGAATCATCAATGCAACCATGGTCAGAGGTCAATATTATATAATAGCCCATTTTTAATGCAAAAGGAATAATAATCTTTGATATTTCTTCCATAACCTCCACCGCTTTAACACAGGCGGTGAAATGATTTACTATTAAATGCCCTAACATATCACAGTTTGAAAAATTTACAATTACAAGCTCGAAGTCTTCTCTATATAATTCATTTAAAAGAGTTCCCATAATAGAATACGCCTTCATTTGAGGTGTCTTAAAATAATCGTCATCATTTTTAATATCTAATTCAACTCCGTATGAGGGAATTATTATTCTTGTTTCATGTTCTGGAATTTCAATTTTTTCTCTTTTCCCTCGAATAAAAAAACCAACATGTAAAGCCTTAGTGCTTTCAGCTAACAAGAGATAATTAAATTTAAAATTGAGTTCCTCACTCGCCTTTGCCAGAATAGATAAGTAATTATGTTCAAAAGGTTTTGATGGGAACAAAATTTTTACCCCATACTTATTTTCAAAATCAGGGTGATATTCGGTCAAAGTATAAACCTGTAGTTTTAAATCATCTTTTGTCCAATCAACCTTCCATTGCCTTCCTTTAATCGAAGACTCCCTAACCAAAAATTCCTTCGCCCCAAGGAGTGAAGCTATTTTTGCCCGCTGTCTATCTGCTCTAAAATTAAGGTCTAAAAAATAATCATTTGTTTCTATTTTTCTAATACTTCCATTCTTATCTCTAATAATTATAGGAGGGATATTCGAATCCATATAGCCATTTTTATGTAAATTTTCTATCTCTTTAAGTGCTTCTGAAACATCTTTAACAATAGTCCCTCTCCCTTTTACCATCAATTCATAGTCAGCCTTGCCTTTTATTTCATCATAATCTCTATCCATGCCGATTCCCCGACCTATTATCCAGGTAATAGATTCTGTCGCATTATACTGCGACAATAGTGTTATCAATTTATTCATAAAATTATATTTCCCATTTTCATTTTTAATAGAAGAATATGGTGGTGAATCTCGTCCATCCAGGATTACTTGCATTCTGAGTTTATCAGGGCTAATACCATAATTTTCAAAGAACATTTTAAAGAAGGCTTCTAAGTGATTCCAACAACTATGAACTCGGCCGTCATCTCCTTTTTCTCCTGACAAAAGAAAGGTTAAATTAAGATTCCGTTCATAACCTTTGACCCCATTGAGGCATTCTTGAAGCACCGGATTTTCAAAAAAAGAGCCGTCTTCAATTCCTGCTGTTACTTCAAAAGGTGGCTGAAGCCCAACTATTAAATTACCCAATTGTTGATGACCTGTTTCCGAGCTACCCTGCACCTCAGGAGATAAATCTTCATAACCAATCTCTTTACCAGTTGTTTTTGTAACAATAGAAGGGAATTCATTTCGGAGAGAAAAAATGAATGGAGTATTAGCTGTCCAAATAACATAGTTCTCTTTTTTAGAAATTTCTCCTATTAAATCATCAATAAATTCAGTATAATTCTTTCTCTTATAATTAAACTCGTTTAAAACTTTTTTAAAATTCAGGGCACGGTGTTTATCCAGATGATAATCTAATTTCTTTAGAGAAGGATATTGTGGTGTAGTAATAAATGTCTTTGAAAATATTTGTAAGAATAGAGTTTCCTTATTCCGTTCAATATCTATCTCTTTACCAAATGCCTTGTTTAATCCTTCGATAAACTTTTGCTTTATAACATCAGGTAGTTCTTTCCAGACGGTTTTTAAAATATTCTCTTCCTTTACAGGGTCAAACCCATAACCGTCAAAGATTATCTTTAGGACTTTATGCTTGATTTTTTTTAAACTCATATCGTCGTCTCTCTTTCAAAAAGTATATAGGATAATGATATAAATGTCAATTGAAATTTTGTAGGCAAATGGAAAAATTGGTAACTTATTGGATAGAAATACATAACAAAATGTCAAATCAATATATAATTTGTTTTGTTAGTAATTTGCGGTCGAGAGGAATGGTAGCTAATACTTCCACAATTCGTGAGGATGATTTTCCATCACCATAAGGATTGGTACAATTATTTACTATTTTCTTGAATTCTTTATCAAATAAAGCCTTTTTAATTCCGTCTATAATTTTGTGTTTGTCATAATCAACAAATATAACATTTTCTGCATGCTCTCTACCTTTATTTCTTGTGCCGACATTGACTACCGGAAGTTTAAAGCAAGGGGCTTCGATTATTCCACTACTTGAGTTACCAATTAAAACTGAGGCTATTCTCAATAATCCTAAGTAAAGGGTGTGGTCTATATTTTTATAAATCTGGATATGAGGTAGTTTTCTATATTCTTCTATTTTTTTAATCATCTCGCAAGAGCCTGAATCAGAATTAGGATAGATAATAATTGTCTGATAGTTTAATTTTTTAACCGCAAGTAGTGTCTGGTTTATCTGATTTGCCGAGTCATCTTTTTCCACATTAACCGGATGCTGTAAAAC
Proteins encoded:
- a CDS encoding CpsD/CapB family tyrosine-protein kinase; its protein translation is MKKHRKSFEDYKTNILFDFDLRSSFGAAFYNLLGKIYLLVKEGSLKTILITSTFGGEGKTVVAANLALGFAKVNEMKTILIDSDLYHPTIHHLFNLNKDPGLSDVLINSCQLNDVVTKLNIKNLCVIPSGKSSSSTSMLLGSNKMNEIIQVLKGASDIILLDSAPVLSSSDPLVLCPYVDGVILVVEADKTQREMIQRAQLSIESTQTKILGVVLNKKEHILPQYVYEKLYHYKGYYY